The proteins below are encoded in one region of Labeo rohita strain BAU-BD-2019 chromosome 15, IGBB_LRoh.1.0, whole genome shotgun sequence:
- the ubash3bb gene encoding ubiquitin associated and SH3 domain containing Bb produces MAAKEDLYSKIIPRRLRQNSCVSVKHGSNLDVLLSMGFPQQRALKALASTGGRSVQFACDWLFSHLDDPFLDDSLPREYVLYLRPSGPLQNQLSHFWQQSRLACGKNKAHNIFPHITLCQFFMCPDNKLVALCEALQSAVNQWRGRFPSPLPLELYTSANFIGLFVEEQVAESLKKFAADFAVEAAAKADVHVEPHKKQLHLTLAYHFPPNHYSTLEKLARGIEVKLGCDWLAALFSRDIRFANHETLRVMYPYTPQNDDELELVPGDFIFSSTVEQMSTSEGWVYGTSLGTGVSGLLPENYVSPADECDTWVFHGSHSFFCTSPSEKGGKESKSLDGLLNIRCFENSKLGESAILSVICQPMQVLRSNIQSRTPKRTLFVCRHGERMDVVFGKHWLSQCSDSKGRYVRSNLNMPAALPAWGGAHRDYEMDTPITVVGVTQAKIVGEALLESNTTIDFVYCSPSLRCVQTAHEILRGMQQDGRISIRIEPGLFEWTKWVSGTSLPAWIPPTDLAAANLNVDTTYRPHIPISKLTVSEAYDTYISRSHQVTKDILAYCKNKGKNILFVGHASTLEACTRQMQGLSPQNPKDFVQVVRKIPYLGLCACEEQGDSGVWQLVDPPILPLTHGPNHSFSWRETLQQE; encoded by the exons ACTGAAAGCTCTGGCATCAACTGGAGGCAGAAGTGTTCAGTTTGCATGTGACTG GCTTTTTTCTCATTTGGATGACCCTTTCCTGGATGACTCTTTACCCCGAGAGTATGTGCTGTATTTGCGCCCTAGTGGGCCTTTACAAAACCAGCTTTCTCATTTCTGGCAACAGTCTCGCTTGGCTTGTGGAAAAAACAAAGCTCACAACATATTCCCACACATCACACTCTGCCAGTTCTTCATG TGTCCAGACAATAAACTAGTGGCTCTGTGTGAAGCTCTGCAGTCTGCAGTGAATCAGTGGAGAGGACGCTTCCCCAGCCCTCTGCCCCTGGAGCTCTACACCTCCGCCAACTTCATAGGCCTCTTCGTGGAGGAGCAGGTGGCTGAGTCGCTGAAGAAGTTTGCGGCCGACTTTGCGGTGGAGGCTGCAGCTAAAGCTG atgtTCATGTGGAACCCCATAAAAAGCAGCTTCATTTGACTTTAGCCTATCACTTCCCACCCAATCATTATTCGACCTTGGAAAAGTTGGCAAGAGGCATTGAGGTCAAGCTGGGTTGTGATTGGCTGGCTGCCCTCTTCTCACGGGACATACGATTTGCGAATCATGAG ACGTTGCGAGTGATGTACCCCTACACTCCTCAGAACGACGATGAGCTGGAACTGGTGCCAGGAGACTTTATCTTCTCATCCACAGTGGAGCAAATGAGTACTAGTGAGGGCTGGGTGTACGGCACGTCTCTGGGTACAGGCGTCTCTGGACTGCTGCCGGAGAACTATGTGAGCCCCGCTGATGAGTGCGACACGTGGGTCTTCCATGG GTCGCACTCCTTCTTTTGTACTTCCCCTTCGGAAAAGGGTGGCAAGGAGAGCAAATCATTGGATGGGCTGCTCAATATTCGATGCTTTGAAAACTCAAAGCTGGGAGAGTCTGCCATCTTGAGTGTCATTTGCCAACCTATGCAG GTGCTTCGCTCCAACATCCAGTCTCGGACCCCTAAAAGAACCCTGTTTGTATGTCGGCATGGAGAGAGAATGGATGTTGTGTTTGGGAAACACTGGCTCTCACAGTGTTCCGACTCTAAAG GCAGGTACGTGAGGAGTAACCTGAATATGCCTGCTGCACTACCTGCCTGGGGTGGAGCACACAGGGACTATGAAATGGACACTCCTATCACAGTGGTTGGAGTTACACAGGCTAAGATAGTGG GTGAGGCTCTGCTGGAAAGTAATACCACTATTGATTTCGTGTATTGCTCTCCCAGCCTCCGATGTGTCCAGACAGCTCATGAAATCCTCAGAG GAATGCAGCAAGATGGCAGAATAAGCATTCGAATAGAGCCTGGTCTTTTTGAGTGGACTAAATGGGTGTCAGGAACATCTTTGCCTGCTTGGATACCCCCTACAGATCTTGCTGCGGCCAACCTTAATGTAGACACAACATACAG ACCTCACATCCCCATTAGCAAATTAACAGTCTCGGAGGCGTATGACACATACATTAGTCGCAGCCACCAGGTGACCAAAGACATTTTGGCATACTGCAAAAATAAGG gaaaaaatattttgtttgttggACATGCTTCGACTCTGGAGGCCTGCACTCGGCAGATGCAGGGCCTTTCCCCTCAGAATCCTAAAGATTTTGTGCAAGTAGTCCGAAAG ATTCCATACCTGGGTCTTTGTGCCTGTGAGGAGCAGGGGGACTCGGGAGTCTGGCAGCTAGTGGACCCACCAATTCTTCCTTTAACTCATGGGCCCAACCACAGCTTCAGCTGGAGAGAGACCCTACAGCAAGAATGA